DNA from Amycolatopsis sp. DSM 110486:
ACTGGACCGCGACGGCCCGCCACCTCGGCCTCCGCACTGTTTCGGTCCCCGCCCCCGCCTGGCTCGACTCCGTCGCCCTCTCGCCCGACGGCGCCCTCCTCCTCCGCCCCGACGCCGTGGTCGCGTGGCACTCGGCCTCCGCCATCCCCCTCGACGACGCCTGCGCCCGCATCCTCGGCCAACCGGCGGCCGTCGGTGGATGATCACTCGCCCGGGCGGGCGTCCCCCGAGGTTTGCCCACCCCGCTCGGCGCGGCTCACCGGCCGCCCGCGCAGGCGGCCACCAGGCGGCCGGGCTCACCGGCCGAAGTACTCCGCCGGATCCCCCACCCAGCCGACATGCGCATCAGGCCGAACCAGCACCTCCCCGCCATCCCGCGCGAACACCACCCGGTCCGGCAGCCCGGCCGGACGGTGGTCACCGATGTAGACGAAACGGCCTCCCCGCAACTGCTCATACAACCGGCCACCCGGGAGGTCGCGGTCCTCGGCACGAGCGCCGACAAGACGGTCTGCACCAGCCGGCGGCGCGTAGCGGATCCCGACACCCGAGATCACGCCGGCGACGCGGCGGGCGAGCGGGGCCGCGGAGAGGGCGGCACCCAGGAGCCGGTTGCGGGCTTCGCGGAGAACGAGCGGCTTGATCATCGCCAGGCGGATGATCGCGCCGCTGCTGCGGAGGACGAGGCGGCCGACCGGGTGGCGCTCGGCTTCGTAGGTGTCGAGCAGGGTCTCCGGCAGGCGACCGGCCAGCACCTCGGCCAGCTTCCAGCTCAGGTTGGCCGCGTCCTGCAGGCCTGTGTTCATGCCCTGGCCGCCGGCGGGTGAGTGGACGTGGGCGGCGTCGCCGGCGAGGAAGACGTGGCCGGAGCGGTAGTGCGGGGCCTGGCGCTCGTCGCTGTGGAAGCGGGAGAGCCAGCGCGCGTCGTGCATGCCGAGGTCGGTGCCGAGGGAGCGGCGGGTGATGTCGCGGACCTCGTCGAGCGAGAGCGGCGCGTCGTCCGGAACCTGGGAGCGCCGGTCCCAGGCGAAGACGCGGTAGTAGCCGTCGCCGAAGGGGGCGACGAACGCGAAGCCGTCGCCGACGCCGTTGACCATGAGGAGGTCTTCGGGCGGCGAGTCGAGCCGGACGTCGGCCAGCATGATCGACTTCAGCACCGAACGGCCGGGGAACGGCAGGCCGAGCTGGCGGCGCACGACACTGTGCAGCCCGTCGGCGCCGACGAGGTAGCGGGCGCGGTAGAGCTGGCCGTCGGCGGTGGTGACGTCGACGCCGTCGTGGTCCTGGGCGAGCGTGCGCACCTCGGCGCCCCACACGAACTTCGCGCCGAGCCGTTCGGCGCGCGAACGCAGGATCTCCTCGGTGTGGGTCTGCGGCGTGATCAGCAAGTAGCCGTAGCGCGAGGGCAGCTTCGCGAGGTCGATCTCGACCCGGTCGAACAGCCGCAGCTCGCGCAGCCGCGCGCCGGTGGCGATGAGTTCGTCGGCGACGCCGCGTACGTCGAGGTGCTCCAGCGTGCGGGCGTGGACCCCGAACGCCCTGGTCAGGTTCGATCCCGTGGTCCGCCGTTCGAGCACCGTCACGGCCACGCCGGCTTCGGCGAGATCGCCCGCGAGCAGCAGCCCCACGGGTCCGGCTCCGACGACCAGCACTTCCGATTCCATGTCGACCCCCAAGTCAACATCCGTTTGCCAACACCTGTTGGCATCCAGTAGACGCCCTGGTACTAGCCATGTCAACACCCGTTGGCCTACAGTTGTTGGCATGACCTCGGCCCGACCCCGGCGCTCCGACGCGACGCGCGCGGCGATCCTGAACGCCGCCCGCGAACGCTTCGCCGCGGACGGGTACGAGCGCGCGACGATCCGCGCGATCGCGGCCGACGCGGCCATCGACCCGTCGATGGTGATGCGCTACTACGGCTCCAAGGAGAAGCTCTTCGCGGCCGCGGCCCACTTCGACCTGCGCCTGCCCGACTTCACGCAGCTGCCGCTCGAAGAAGCCGGCACGCTGCTCGCGCGGCATGTGCTGGCGCGTTGGGCGGGTGACGAGACGTTGTTCGCGCTCCTGCGCGCGGGCGTCACGAACGAGACGGCGGCCGAACGCATGCGCTCGATCTTCGCCGACCAGCTCGGACCGCAGGTCGCGAAGGTGTGCCCGGACCCCGCCGAGGCGCCGGTGCGCGCCGGGCTGATCTCGTCGCAGGTGCTGGGCCTGGCGCTGTGCCGGTTCGTGCTGCGGCTACCGCCGGTCGCGGAGATGACCGAGGACGAGGCCGTGCGCTGGCTCGGGCCGACCCTGCAGCGCTACCTCGTGGGGTACTGACTCAATGGGGTACTGAGCTCACTCGAACCGCGTGGCGTCGCCCGCGCCGTAGCGGACGATCTCCGCCTCGCCGGACGAGAAGTCGACCACCGTGGTCGGCTCGACGCCGCAGT
Protein-coding regions in this window:
- a CDS encoding FAD-dependent monooxygenase is translated as MLVVGAGPVGLLLAGDLAEAGVAVTVLERRTTGSNLTRAFGVHARTLEHLDVRGVADELIATGARLRELRLFDRVEIDLAKLPSRYGYLLITPQTHTEEILRSRAERLGAKFVWGAEVRTLAQDHDGVDVTTADGQLYRARYLVGADGLHSVVRRQLGLPFPGRSVLKSIMLADVRLDSPPEDLLMVNGVGDGFAFVAPFGDGYYRVFAWDRRSQVPDDAPLSLDEVRDITRRSLGTDLGMHDARWLSRFHSDERQAPHYRSGHVFLAGDAAHVHSPAGGQGMNTGLQDAANLSWKLAEVLAGRLPETLLDTYEAERHPVGRLVLRSSGAIIRLAMIKPLVLREARNRLLGAALSAAPLARRVAGVISGVGIRYAPPAGADRLVGARAEDRDLPGGRLYEQLRGGRFVYIGDHRPAGLPDRVVFARDGGEVLVRPDAHVGWVGDPAEYFGR
- a CDS encoding TetR family transcriptional regulator; its protein translation is MTSARPRRSDATRAAILNAARERFAADGYERATIRAIAADAAIDPSMVMRYYGSKEKLFAAAAHFDLRLPDFTQLPLEEAGTLLARHVLARWAGDETLFALLRAGVTNETAAERMRSIFADQLGPQVAKVCPDPAEAPVRAGLISSQVLGLALCRFVLRLPPVAEMTEDEAVRWLGPTLQRYLVGY